Proteins encoded within one genomic window of Bacillota bacterium:
- a CDS encoding ABC transporter permease: MVLDKARGYVGATILLFVFWYGLSLLLGTQALPSPIRVFGDFFRLIPGELGRHFAVSFFRVTVSIILGVLLALPVGLVLGQEECLDRFFAPLIFILYPIPKIVFLPVLLLLLGLGNVSKIVLITAIVFFQILVTTRDAARGIPNQIIISMKSLGATKRQIYRHVVYPASLPKMFTALRIAAGTAIAVLFFAESFATQEGLGYFIMDAWSRFNYSDMFGGIVAMALMGLIIYELLDLIERRLCPWTKL; the protein is encoded by the coding sequence TTGGTGTTGGATAAAGCTAGGGGATATGTTGGTGCGACCATCTTACTTTTTGTTTTCTGGTATGGTTTGTCGCTTCTTCTTGGAACCCAGGCTCTGCCATCACCCATTAGGGTTTTTGGCGATTTCTTCCGGCTGATACCTGGAGAACTCGGTAGGCATTTTGCCGTTAGCTTTTTCAGGGTCACTGTAAGTATTATACTTGGTGTATTGCTTGCGCTACCAGTTGGCTTGGTCCTTGGCCAGGAAGAGTGCTTAGACCGTTTTTTTGCGCCGCTTATATTTATCCTTTATCCAATTCCAAAGATAGTTTTTCTGCCAGTTTTGCTTTTACTTTTGGGGTTGGGCAACGTCTCTAAGATTGTCCTTATAACAGCGATAGTATTCTTTCAGATATTAGTTACAACCCGTGATGCTGCACGCGGGATTCCAAATCAAATAATAATTTCTATGAAATCTTTAGGTGCCACCAAGCGTCAGATATATAGACATGTCGTATATCCGGCTAGCCTACCGAAGATGTTTACCGCATTAAGAATAGCCGCTGGGACGGCTATTGCCGTCTTGTTTTTTGCAGAATCTTTTGCGACTCAGGAGGGACTTGGCTATTTTATAATGGATGCATGGAGTCGCTTTAATTACTCCGATATGTTTGGCGGTATCGTAGCTATGGCTCTCATGGGCCTTATCATCTATGAGTTGCTTGATTTAATTGAGCGTCGCCTCTGCCCCTGGACAAAACTCTAG
- a CDS encoding ABC transporter ATP-binding protein — MTWSIRRSNPLVSEVEIRGLGVDYSNFGRTVTALDRIDLTIPSGDALAIIGPSGCGKSTLLYALSGLLKPTRGSIKIDGDELTAPRRETALILQDYGLFPWNTVFDNAALGLRVRHVSKDLIDDHVEKILKHLGLWDLRNRYPSQLSGGQRQRVAIARSLALNPDLLLMDEPFSSLDALTREDLQNTLLEIWKERNANGSFKRNKNSDSTPLTMVLVTHSIEEAVFLGKRIAVMSPGRITAIVDNIGMGEDGYRNTADFYDHCARLRGMLKNGIGAEFGVG; from the coding sequence ATGACTTGGTCAATCAGGAGGTCCAACCCGCTAGTGTCGGAAGTTGAGATCAGGGGGCTTGGAGTTGACTACAGCAATTTCGGCCGAACAGTAACAGCACTTGATAGAATCGACCTTACAATTCCATCAGGTGATGCTTTGGCCATCATCGGACCTTCTGGCTGTGGTAAATCAACGCTTCTTTATGCTTTAAGCGGTTTACTTAAACCTACACGTGGAAGCATCAAAATTGATGGGGATGAGCTAACCGCGCCACGGCGCGAAACCGCTTTGATTCTGCAGGATTATGGGTTGTTTCCCTGGAATACAGTCTTTGATAATGCCGCACTCGGCCTTCGGGTGCGGCATGTTTCGAAAGACCTTATTGATGATCACGTAGAAAAAATACTGAAACATCTTGGACTTTGGGATTTGCGAAATAGGTATCCAAGCCAGCTGTCCGGCGGGCAACGCCAGCGTGTAGCGATAGCCCGCTCGCTTGCATTAAATCCTGATTTGCTTTTAATGGACGAGCCTTTTTCTTCGCTCGATGCATTAACCCGCGAAGATTTGCAAAACACCTTGCTTGAGATATGGAAAGAGCGGAATGCAAACGGAAGTTTTAAGCGCAATAAAAATAGCGATTCGACACCGCTAACTATGGTGCTTGTCACGCACAGCATCGAGGAGGCTGTCTTTTTAGGTAAGCGTATTGCGGTAATGTCCCCAGGGCGCATCACTGCAATAGTTGATAATATAGGTATGGGTGAAGATGGCTACCGCAATACCGCCGACTTTTACGACCATTGTGCAAGGCTTCGCGGGATGCTAAAAAATGGAATAGGGGCGGAGTTTGGTGTTGGATAA
- a CDS encoding ABC transporter substrate-binding protein, with protein sequence MKKLITSLLILSLITLAVGCSSAAKTKTETAATAKKKLTAIRVGILPTEDALPISVAEQKGLFKDKGLDVKVTVFKSAQERDAALQAKQIDGFMGDLVAAAALYQAGTKISVVDVLLGSKPSEGRFGILSAPKSSIRTVADLKGVPIATSSNTITEYVIDQLLAENGFSDSDIKKIEIKAIQVRLEALTNGQAQAAALPDPLLSFAEQQGNHLIIDDSKGRNLSQTILLFRKDYLDKNKEAIKNMLAAINEGVELINKDPNAYRELLVETAKLPKPIEDSYKINTYPKVQVPTKADVDSVLNWMVKKNIIKPGLKYNDLVNQEVQPASVGS encoded by the coding sequence ATGAAGAAACTTATCACCAGTTTACTTATTCTATCTCTTATCACCCTGGCGGTAGGGTGCAGCTCGGCAGCCAAAACAAAAACAGAAACAGCAGCAACGGCTAAGAAGAAGCTTACTGCAATAAGGGTTGGAATACTCCCCACAGAAGACGCCCTGCCAATTAGTGTTGCCGAACAAAAAGGTCTCTTTAAAGATAAAGGTCTTGATGTAAAAGTCACAGTTTTTAAGAGTGCGCAAGAAAGAGATGCTGCGCTGCAGGCCAAACAAATAGATGGCTTTATGGGCGATTTGGTTGCTGCAGCAGCCCTATACCAGGCTGGCACAAAAATCTCAGTTGTTGATGTTCTCCTTGGAAGCAAGCCGTCGGAGGGACGCTTTGGAATTCTATCTGCACCAAAATCTAGCATCAGGACGGTTGCTGACCTTAAAGGAGTTCCGATTGCTACATCGAGTAACACGATTACCGAGTACGTAATCGATCAGCTTCTTGCCGAGAACGGTTTCTCTGACTCTGATATTAAGAAGATTGAAATCAAAGCTATCCAGGTGCGCCTTGAGGCTCTGACCAATGGGCAGGCTCAAGCTGCCGCATTGCCCGACCCGCTTCTCTCTTTTGCCGAGCAGCAGGGAAATCACCTGATCATCGATGATTCGAAAGGCCGAAACTTGTCTCAAACTATTCTTTTGTTTAGAAAAGACTATCTGGATAAGAACAAGGAAGCGATTAAAAATATGCTTGCCGCAATAAATGAGGGCGTGGAGCTGATCAATAAAGATCCAAATGCATACCGTGAACTTCTGGTTGAAACGGCAAAGCTGCCAAAGCCAATAGAGGATAGCTATAAGATAAATACTTATCCTAAAGTGCAGGTGCCAACTAAGGCTGATGTCGATAGCGTACTTAATTGGATGGTTAAGAAAAACATTATCAAACCGGGTTTGAAATATAATGACTTGGTCAATCAGGAGGTCCAACCCGCTAGTGTCGGAAGTTGA
- a CDS encoding NapC/NirT family cytochrome c has translation MNLNLKGSLRLKIVIIAALVVIIFLAVAFPATSTPRFCGSCHEMQSNYKSWQRSVHHDVNCITCHAKPGLVNLVLDKFSSLSDIYSHFTTNSSELVLNDDGLLSKSIPSENCLLCHKTLKDKSSNGRIKYDHKAHEKAGFTCAYCHNRVAHPGFIEHKERIAMPFCLDCHRKKNAALSCSTCHPPGFKLKPASHEQSNWIKAHGHISDISSCLLCHSKSSCDDCHGAPLPHPEGWRQTHKAWAEKSKDKCLLCHKVSGCDNCHRTVNPHQPDWISNHNEEVKKNGNSKCLSCHAIGFCDSCHAQFRH, from the coding sequence ATGAATCTAAATCTCAAAGGTAGCTTACGTCTAAAAATAGTAATAATTGCGGCACTTGTTGTCATAATATTTCTTGCAGTGGCGTTTCCAGCAACCTCAACCCCCCGCTTCTGCGGTTCATGTCACGAGATGCAGAGTAACTACAAATCCTGGCAACGGTCTGTACATCACGACGTAAATTGCATTACTTGCCATGCAAAGCCGGGCCTTGTTAACTTAGTGCTTGATAAGTTCTCTTCTCTAAGTGACATCTACTCGCATTTTACTACCAACTCCAGTGAGTTAGTTTTAAATGATGATGGTTTACTGAGCAAAAGCATACCCTCAGAGAACTGTCTTTTGTGTCATAAAACGCTTAAGGATAAATCCAGTAACGGCCGGATAAAGTATGACCATAAAGCCCACGAGAAGGCTGGTTTTACCTGCGCCTATTGTCATAACAGGGTAGCCCATCCTGGATTTATTGAGCACAAGGAAAGAATTGCAATGCCGTTTTGTCTTGACTGTCACCGCAAAAAGAATGCAGCTTTGTCTTGCAGTACTTGCCATCCGCCCGGATTTAAACTTAAGCCTGCATCTCACGAGCAGAGTAATTGGATAAAGGCACACGGCCATATCAGCGACATATCGAGCTGCCTGCTTTGCCATAGTAAGAGCTCCTGTGATGATTGCCATGGAGCCCCATTGCCCCATCCAGAGGGCTGGCGCCAAACCCACAAGGCATGGGCTGAAAAGAGCAAAGATAAGTGTCTGCTATGTCATAAGGTCTCCGGCTGTGACAACTGCCACCGCACTGTAAACCCGCACCAACCTGATTGGATCTCGAATCACAACGAAGAAGTAAAAAAGAACGGTAACTCAAAATGTCTTAGCTGCCACGCGATTGGCTTTTGCGACAGCTGCCACGCTCAGTTTAGGCACTAG